One window of the Natronomonas marina genome contains the following:
- a CDS encoding PKD domain-containing protein: MGGRDRGQSQVLGRVLLIGLVLSGASAVVLVGGPALSGVQGDAETSRIEAELTYIDSQAAHVALGDSDSQVVNLEETYSGDMSVTDAGQVWLVTDDGTEILNESLGAVVYEGDRTTIAYQGGGVWRGTGTETRAVSRPEIHFREGTLTFPLITVVDGGESASPGKIRLETGNREFDLGPGFVEGTQVSLVVHSEFYQGWADYMESRAEGSVTELDHDENVAVIDLGQLTIDGDFDTGIVAQGDVDASHPAATTDTDVLTSGTASGDFDDVEENADIDLNELDSGLERLVNNSEDDDPHVDLTTGGTLGPGSYYAEKIHLDGGTLTVDVSGGNVTIFVEGNIGIEGNGGIEVVGDASGNALQIYTLGDFALANGNGEISTSDDATGVQIYGTSEMHFGIGQGDFTGGVYAPRDEPAEGDNEAVDMISASSINCAADVDVCLGTGNPSITGAIIAGPVEVAQSADFSYDADLAAVDPSLPPEVDLPPPLTYLHVSVNELRVSGPPASESSTTDVDVDDYVSGSTGTPTPTPTGPTPTPTTPTPTPGGPTATPTSSVSASLTITKSDAGGGKTEYTFDASGSTPDGDIDEYRWDFDDDGTIDETTPADTTSFTCKGNPSDPSYCGASEGSVTAVDTDAGESDEATATWP, from the coding sequence ATGGGTGGGCGCGACCGGGGGCAGTCGCAGGTGCTGGGGAGGGTCCTCCTCATCGGACTCGTCTTGAGCGGCGCCTCGGCCGTCGTCCTCGTTGGCGGGCCCGCGCTGTCGGGTGTTCAGGGTGACGCCGAAACCTCCCGGATAGAGGCCGAGTTGACGTACATCGATTCGCAGGCGGCACACGTCGCGCTGGGCGATAGCGACTCGCAGGTCGTGAACCTCGAGGAGACCTACAGTGGGGACATGAGCGTGACCGACGCCGGACAGGTCTGGCTCGTCACGGACGACGGAACGGAGATACTGAACGAGTCGCTCGGTGCCGTCGTCTACGAGGGCGACCGGACCACCATCGCCTACCAGGGCGGCGGCGTCTGGCGAGGGACGGGCACCGAGACACGGGCCGTCTCCCGGCCGGAGATCCACTTCCGGGAGGGCACGCTCACGTTCCCCCTGATAACGGTCGTCGACGGCGGCGAGTCGGCGTCGCCCGGCAAGATTCGGCTGGAGACGGGGAACAGGGAGTTCGACCTCGGTCCGGGGTTCGTCGAGGGCACCCAGGTGTCGCTGGTCGTCCACAGCGAGTTCTACCAGGGGTGGGCCGACTACATGGAGTCCCGTGCCGAGGGGTCGGTGACCGAACTGGACCACGACGAAAACGTCGCCGTCATCGACCTCGGCCAGCTCACCATCGACGGGGACTTCGACACCGGCATCGTCGCACAGGGGGACGTCGACGCCAGCCACCCGGCGGCGACCACCGACACCGACGTCCTGACGAGCGGTACGGCGTCGGGCGACTTCGACGACGTCGAGGAGAACGCGGACATCGACCTGAACGAACTCGACAGCGGGCTCGAGCGACTCGTGAACAACTCCGAGGACGACGACCCCCACGTCGACCTCACGACCGGTGGGACGCTCGGTCCGGGGAGCTACTACGCCGAGAAGATACACCTGGACGGCGGCACCCTGACCGTCGATGTCAGCGGGGGGAACGTGACCATCTTCGTCGAGGGGAACATCGGCATCGAGGGCAACGGCGGCATCGAGGTCGTCGGCGACGCCAGCGGGAACGCCCTGCAGATATACACCCTCGGGGACTTCGCGCTGGCGAACGGCAACGGCGAGATCTCGACGTCCGACGACGCGACCGGCGTCCAGATTTACGGCACCTCGGAGATGCACTTCGGTATCGGCCAGGGCGACTTCACCGGCGGCGTCTACGCGCCCCGCGACGAACCCGCCGAGGGCGACAACGAGGCCGTCGACATGATAAGCGCCAGCAGCATCAACTGTGCCGCCGACGTCGACGTCTGTCTCGGAACCGGCAACCCGTCGATAACGGGCGCCATCATCGCCGGACCGGTCGAGGTCGCCCAGAGCGCCGACTTTTCGTACGATGCGGACCTCGCGGCCGTCGACCCGTCGCTGCCCCCGGAGGTCGACCTCCCGCCGCCGCTGACGTATCTCCACGTCTCCGTGAACGAACTGCGGGTGAGCGGCCCCCCGGCCAGCGAGAGCTCGACGACCGATGTCGACGTGGACGACTACGTGAGCGGCAGTACCGGAACCCCGACCCCGACGCCGACCGGCCCGACACCGACGCCCACGACGCCGACACCGACCCCGGGGGGACCGACGGCAACGCCGACGTCGTCGGTGTCGGCCTCCCTCACGATCACGAAAAGCGACGCAGGCGGCGGGAAGACCGAATACACCTTCGATGCCTCCGGGTCGACCCCCGACGGGGACATCGACGAGTACAGGTGGGACTTCGACGACGACGGGACGATAGACGAAACCACGCCGGCCGACACCACGAGCTTCACATGCA